One segment of Leeia aquatica DNA contains the following:
- a CDS encoding non-ribosomal peptide synthetase, with translation MTAINQPQSVRQGLLLPAWQQQLAQHLHLPAVEDGQVRLDRQQLDTLSSQLAAGLQRRGIQPGQTVAVCLPRSWKLAVAFLGLLKAGSVVLPLDRQSPAERIGYMLEDASCSFAVLDESCPSALMPAQVQQGWFDGLLDTPASAWTPCNTAADHAFIIYTSGSTGKPKGVRIPEAGIMRLAQPGYIQQDAGQRYGCASNPAFDAINFEVWVPLLTGGCMVILQDECLQKPEQLTAVLSQLGIHTLFLTVSLFNAIADQQMTCFSSLTQLLVGGEALNADLIRRWYQHNPASPTRIFNVYGPTECSTFALCWPIPRDLSVSQVPIGWPIAETGLAVLNAAGEPVAAGETGELCLSGAGLTPGYLHLEEANRTAFILLPEGDGQQIRFYRTGDLVRVGPDGAIDYIGRKDRQVKVRGFRIEPSEVEQQIARHPQVRQVYVCTRQAVAHGPHELLAYIQPGDELELPGLLQHMAEHLPPYMQPHWLFKVSHFPLNANGKVDRQRLLAEHDTPWRMQRDTVALSDHETAFLALAQTVLDCGPLGREDYWLANGGDSLKALRLRFECRRRWHKDLAPEALFKQPLGALAALLLQAADTDYPPLPAVSESDAVAASAEQQRLWWVQQHGRQQSAYGVLFAWQLSTAPDWAVLAAALRQLVVDYPALRTALVSQGASLLQQPGPVYDPCHFGAEGPATRSKNWQTLAAHLLRQPFDLSQPGLFHAYACHDANPGQFVLLLHMHHVAVDGWSMNLLFAALSERYQALLSGQAPVVTAAPDTRQWARWQAQWRQHPRYQQQLHTLLSCYQRAEDIERLVLPESTQAENGAMLVQHWGLDKRNLLDHYASRQQLTRFQVLLPLFAVTVYAVTGLLRLRIATPVANRVIPEFEHSVGMLANTLLLPLQLDAVTGLSSQLPQLAAEVGRLLGCQEVLLDDVLTAAPALFPAGQSLFDFMFVLENTRYDQFQLADIRARLQWVKPAQAKCPLLLSVVEQENGFDCVWEYAADVFSPEHIQQFAHVFSQLLDRLPLLEQEDPPLHALAQQNRALPAMMGQGVTVPLLYDRVCDAFHDQVLRTPQAVALQSAGRLWTYQQLDQLADALAVQIQAQGTLPQDETAEAHVALYLDASPEHIVSILALARLNLTIVPLDPSYPPALLQHVLQQVSPLMVLTQAQQRGAVSRLLAGQQVPVLDVTLHASSASPQRRAGQRPLYTLFTSGSTGTPKGVQVSDRILCNLMQWQSAAGGLKPAARTLQYAMLSFDVSFQEILSTLCSGGCLHLMWAGGRQDAPAILDYMQQHAIERLFLPYVALQMLAEHGVRLQQFPSALKEVVTAGEQLLSTEAIRAWFAGMAGSRLFNHYGPTETHVISSLCLQGDPVSWPEQPAIGFAVDNMGLRVVDDQDIPVMPGVVGHLQLGGAFIAPCYLADATRNAAHFLQEASGHYWYRSGDLACFDRDGRLHYLGRDDQQVKLSGQRLELGQVEVALMQCAEVQQALVVMDPQQKRLVACLCCHGSMPDREQLEQHLANSLPAHVRVAEYRVLASLPRTASGKLDRRQALAVPYTALPGATLATVAMPSEPMSSLELQLAGWFEAAVGQPIAVEQRFFDAGANSLGLMRFHLRCCDGLGRDFPVSTLFEHVTIRSLARFLQPAAAHSQVAGAPEAGATAVTSAPEGSEDRIAIIGMAVRMPGANDLASFWNMMVEGRSGISYFPVEEGRVGARSQMQGILDFDPGWFGISRQEASQMDPQQRHLLMCCVQALSHAGIRDPQAMRIGLVASCGENTYYQSQLLEGDPASRPDSFQMALHHDKDFLATKVAYHLGLTGPVFTVQSACSSSLVGTHVASAFLRQGESEVMLVGGSLVDTLLTEGYTYRPQHIFSKDGHCRPFSDDATGTIAGSGVAVVVLKPLRFAIEDGDTVYGVLAGSAINNDGRDKLGYAAPSVNGQRDVIRESLWRSGLAPEQVSYVEAHGTGTQLGDPVEVAALRQAYDVAPGHHCALSAVKSQIGHLGAAAGVAGLIRVTLSVYHGLIPPTIDFHQLNPKLAGQLEPFHIPRVAERWPEGKPRIAGISSFGIGGSNAHALVMQGPDVVLQGSAIHCLMLSSRSEAALRQDVTALADYLTANPHQYSVVLRHLQAGRPTHAWRVAAQCADAASAVAWLRQVSPQQVQASGGVRYSAGQSASELAAFWLSGGEIKWPDGPAAPPWDMPVPSFQLERFSFERKPASIAGPMDAAGKLPSSEWLHQMQWIRRQPLSACLARPSSHTLLWMCAEPLSEAEYQHLARLYARVVVAVAHASQTLPGGVAGYDPADPASVDRLLQHVAQGSTAVEAVYALPLALRDAMDVQQAEACCLDWPALFLQRWFSRAEPPALSVYWLSVEAQAVMLPTQHPAQALLAGIHEVGPQELPLRSCWIDLDRHNVARASNIVPAMMPEAEGRLAVRYGYLWQPVLQPVPTPVTPAPALDLPSGGCHVILGGSGGIGSTLAATLLQDEQAQLILLSRSGELPQRLQPWQTRCHVIQADLSSAMFSVDQVLQAIAKQTDQVSSVIHAVGAAAGGLIMQRDARSMREGRAAKLNGALLAERLIQHYQPRLALYCSSMSAWFGGVGQMDYAATNSVLDALANQSDPLNPVTRRISINWDIWKDVGMASTALSQDRVHQAHLAMGLTATEGEQVFRAALAARQPQILVSTTPLHQAAQFYRAPVTPAQQSGAADLAQIKAHLQDCLCRWLGLSEIADDANWYDSGADSLTLLDVLAELEQQYGIVLSLSQLSHKVSLQECLTKVAALMQDGNPASSVSIDVWQRGSGHNLLCLVHPVGGDIQAYRPLVSRLGADQTICLIADPALSQNVAQTCSIAERAHDYLAALEQHFPPSQWQWQLAGWSFGAWVVSEMASQLEQRHAPASHVLLLDPPAPGSGRLFANYSQAEIEAVFRQELAGAQPREAGEHAHYVSRLTATCQRNLASMVDYAFPTLSRTPVSLMVASQAEEGLGGLSAPTAQDRQAWTRHLPRLVHWQVLATTHYGLMRQPMVEQVAHHLLSLHEHGVHAC, from the coding sequence ATGACTGCCATCAATCAGCCGCAAAGCGTACGGCAAGGCTTGCTGTTGCCTGCTTGGCAGCAGCAGTTGGCACAGCACCTGCATTTACCCGCTGTCGAAGACGGCCAGGTCCGGCTGGACCGGCAACAGCTGGACACACTGAGCAGTCAGCTGGCAGCAGGGCTACAGCGGCGTGGCATCCAGCCAGGGCAGACCGTGGCGGTCTGCTTGCCGCGCAGCTGGAAGCTGGCCGTGGCCTTTCTCGGGCTGCTGAAAGCGGGATCCGTAGTGTTGCCCCTGGATCGGCAGAGCCCCGCTGAGCGCATCGGCTACATGCTGGAGGATGCCTCATGTTCCTTTGCGGTGCTTGATGAATCGTGCCCTTCCGCCCTCATGCCCGCGCAGGTACAGCAAGGATGGTTTGATGGGCTGCTGGATACGCCCGCGTCGGCATGGACACCTTGTAACACCGCTGCAGATCACGCCTTCATCATCTATACCTCGGGTTCCACCGGCAAACCAAAGGGCGTGCGAATCCCTGAGGCGGGCATCATGCGTCTGGCTCAGCCAGGTTATATTCAGCAGGACGCTGGGCAGCGCTATGGTTGTGCGTCCAATCCGGCGTTTGATGCCATCAACTTTGAGGTTTGGGTACCCCTGCTGACAGGGGGCTGCATGGTCATTCTGCAGGATGAGTGCTTGCAAAAGCCGGAGCAGTTGACGGCGGTGTTGTCGCAGCTTGGCATTCATACCCTGTTCCTGACCGTGTCGCTGTTCAATGCCATTGCCGACCAGCAGATGACGTGCTTCTCCAGTCTGACTCAGCTCCTGGTTGGCGGGGAGGCACTGAATGCAGACCTGATTCGACGCTGGTATCAGCATAACCCGGCGAGCCCGACCCGGATATTCAATGTCTATGGCCCGACAGAGTGTTCAACATTTGCACTCTGCTGGCCCATCCCGCGGGATTTGTCTGTTTCTCAGGTTCCCATTGGCTGGCCGATCGCCGAGACCGGCCTTGCGGTTCTGAATGCGGCGGGCGAGCCGGTGGCTGCTGGTGAAACCGGCGAGCTTTGTCTTTCCGGAGCGGGGCTGACGCCGGGCTACCTGCATCTGGAAGAGGCCAACCGGACCGCGTTTATCCTGCTGCCGGAAGGCGATGGGCAGCAGATTCGCTTCTATCGCACGGGGGATCTGGTGCGGGTGGGCCCTGACGGCGCGATTGACTATATCGGCCGCAAGGACAGGCAGGTCAAGGTGCGAGGGTTCCGCATCGAGCCCAGCGAGGTCGAGCAGCAGATCGCACGGCATCCGCAAGTTCGTCAGGTCTATGTCTGCACCCGTCAAGCTGTTGCGCACGGCCCGCATGAATTGCTGGCGTATATCCAGCCGGGTGACGAACTGGAGCTGCCGGGGCTGCTGCAACACATGGCGGAGCATCTGCCGCCCTATATGCAGCCGCACTGGCTGTTCAAGGTCAGCCACTTTCCGCTGAATGCAAACGGCAAGGTGGATCGTCAGCGCTTGCTGGCCGAGCATGACACACCCTGGCGTATGCAGCGGGATACGGTGGCGTTGTCTGACCACGAGACCGCTTTTCTGGCTTTGGCGCAGACGGTGCTGGATTGTGGTCCGCTGGGACGGGAGGACTATTGGCTGGCCAACGGTGGGGATTCGCTCAAGGCTTTGCGGTTACGTTTTGAGTGTCGTCGACGCTGGCACAAGGACCTCGCACCGGAAGCCCTCTTCAAGCAACCCTTGGGTGCGCTGGCGGCTTTGCTGTTGCAAGCGGCCGATACCGACTACCCACCGTTACCGGCTGTCTCTGAATCCGATGCGGTTGCGGCCAGTGCCGAGCAGCAGCGCCTGTGGTGGGTGCAGCAGCATGGCAGGCAGCAAAGTGCTTATGGCGTGCTGTTTGCCTGGCAATTGAGTACCGCACCCGACTGGGCCGTACTGGCCGCTGCCTTGCGGCAGCTGGTGGTGGATTACCCGGCACTGCGTACCGCCTTGGTCAGTCAGGGCGCCAGCTTGCTGCAACAGCCAGGCCCGGTCTACGACCCCTGCCACTTTGGCGCTGAGGGGCCTGCTACCCGCAGCAAAAACTGGCAGACCCTGGCCGCACATCTGCTGCGGCAACCTTTCGATCTCAGCCAGCCAGGCCTGTTCCACGCCTATGCTTGTCATGATGCCAATCCTGGGCAGTTTGTCCTGCTACTGCACATGCACCATGTTGCCGTGGATGGCTGGTCGATGAACCTGCTGTTTGCCGCGCTGAGTGAGCGCTATCAAGCCTTGCTGAGCGGACAAGCCCCGGTGGTCACTGCGGCACCGGATACGCGGCAATGGGCGCGATGGCAGGCACAATGGCGCCAGCACCCCCGCTACCAGCAGCAGTTGCACACCTTGCTGTCCTGCTATCAGCGGGCGGAGGACATCGAACGGCTTGTGCTGCCGGAATCAACCCAAGCCGAGAATGGCGCGATGCTGGTACAGCATTGGGGGCTGGACAAGCGCAACCTGCTGGATCATTACGCCAGCCGCCAGCAGTTGACCCGGTTTCAGGTCCTGCTGCCACTGTTTGCGGTGACGGTTTATGCCGTCACCGGCCTGCTGCGGCTGCGCATTGCCACACCCGTGGCCAATCGGGTGATCCCGGAGTTTGAGCATAGTGTTGGCATGCTGGCCAATACCCTGCTGTTGCCGCTGCAACTGGATGCCGTAACCGGGCTGTCGTCCCAGCTGCCACAGCTGGCAGCGGAAGTAGGGCGCTTGCTGGGGTGCCAGGAAGTCCTGCTGGACGATGTGCTGACCGCAGCCCCCGCCCTGTTTCCCGCAGGGCAAAGCCTGTTTGACTTCATGTTTGTGCTGGAAAACACACGCTACGACCAGTTCCAGCTGGCAGACATCCGTGCCCGCCTGCAGTGGGTGAAACCGGCACAGGCCAAGTGTCCGTTGTTGTTGAGTGTGGTTGAACAGGAAAACGGTTTTGACTGTGTGTGGGAATATGCGGCGGATGTGTTTTCCCCCGAGCACATCCAGCAGTTTGCCCACGTTTTTTCTCAGTTGCTTGACCGCCTGCCGCTGCTGGAGCAGGAGGATCCGCCCCTGCATGCACTGGCACAACAGAATCGGGCTTTGCCAGCGATGATGGGGCAAGGCGTGACCGTGCCTTTGCTGTATGACCGCGTTTGTGATGCCTTTCATGACCAGGTGCTGCGGACACCCCAGGCGGTGGCGCTGCAATCGGCGGGCCGGCTATGGACTTACCAGCAGCTGGATCAGCTGGCGGATGCGCTGGCGGTGCAGATTCAGGCGCAAGGTACCTTGCCGCAGGATGAAACGGCAGAGGCTCATGTGGCCCTGTACCTGGATGCATCGCCTGAGCATATTGTCAGCATTCTGGCACTGGCCCGGCTGAACCTCACCATTGTGCCGCTGGACCCTTCTTATCCGCCTGCACTGCTGCAGCATGTGCTGCAGCAAGTGTCACCTCTTATGGTGTTGACCCAGGCGCAACAACGGGGCGCGGTCAGTCGTTTGCTGGCCGGTCAGCAGGTCCCGGTGCTGGATGTCACGCTGCATGCCTCATCGGCATCGCCACAGCGACGCGCGGGACAACGTCCCTTGTATACCCTGTTTACCTCGGGTTCGACGGGCACGCCCAAAGGGGTACAGGTCAGCGACCGCATCCTGTGCAACCTGATGCAATGGCAGTCTGCTGCGGGGGGCTTGAAACCGGCTGCACGTACCCTGCAGTACGCCATGTTGTCCTTCGATGTGTCGTTCCAGGAGATTCTCTCCACCCTGTGCAGTGGGGGTTGCCTGCACCTGATGTGGGCGGGCGGGCGGCAGGATGCACCTGCCATACTGGACTACATGCAGCAACACGCGATTGAACGGTTGTTTCTGCCGTATGTTGCCTTGCAGATGCTGGCAGAGCATGGTGTTCGCTTGCAGCAGTTTCCGTCTGCCCTCAAGGAGGTGGTCACGGCGGGTGAGCAGCTGCTGTCCACGGAAGCGATTCGGGCCTGGTTTGCCGGCATGGCGGGCAGTCGCCTGTTCAACCACTATGGGCCGACCGAAACCCATGTGATCAGTAGCCTGTGCCTGCAAGGCGACCCTGTAAGCTGGCCGGAGCAGCCGGCCATCGGCTTTGCCGTGGACAACATGGGCTTGCGGGTGGTCGATGATCAGGATATTCCGGTTATGCCCGGGGTGGTAGGGCATTTGCAGCTGGGTGGGGCATTCATTGCACCATGCTACCTGGCCGATGCCACGCGCAATGCGGCGCATTTCCTGCAGGAAGCCTCCGGGCACTACTGGTATCGCAGCGGAGATCTGGCCTGCTTTGATCGGGATGGCCGCTTGCACTACCTGGGGCGGGATGACCAGCAGGTCAAGCTGAGCGGGCAGCGCCTTGAACTTGGGCAGGTTGAGGTGGCCCTGATGCAATGTGCGGAGGTTCAGCAAGCTCTGGTGGTGATGGATCCGCAACAGAAGAGGCTGGTGGCTTGCCTGTGTTGCCATGGCAGCATGCCCGACCGCGAGCAGCTGGAACAGCATCTGGCCAATAGCCTGCCTGCTCATGTGCGTGTGGCGGAATATCGCGTGCTGGCATCCCTGCCGCGTACGGCCAGTGGCAAGCTGGACCGCCGCCAGGCGCTGGCGGTGCCATACACCGCCTTACCGGGTGCGACACTGGCCACCGTGGCGATGCCATCAGAACCGATGTCCTCACTGGAGCTGCAACTGGCCGGCTGGTTTGAAGCCGCAGTGGGGCAGCCGATTGCAGTCGAGCAGCGTTTCTTCGACGCGGGGGCCAACAGTCTGGGTCTGATGCGCTTTCATTTGCGCTGTTGTGATGGCCTTGGGCGTGATTTTCCTGTTTCCACCCTGTTTGAGCATGTGACCATACGCAGTCTGGCGCGCTTCCTGCAGCCAGCGGCAGCGCACAGCCAGGTCGCTGGAGCACCTGAGGCGGGGGCAACAGCGGTTACATCCGCTCCTGAAGGGAGTGAGGACCGTATTGCCATCATCGGTATGGCGGTTCGCATGCCCGGTGCCAATGATCTGGCCTCGTTCTGGAACATGATGGTTGAGGGGCGTAGTGGCATCAGCTACTTTCCGGTTGAGGAAGGGCGGGTCGGTGCGCGAAGTCAGATGCAGGGTATTCTGGATTTTGACCCCGGCTGGTTTGGCATCAGCCGGCAGGAAGCCAGCCAGATGGACCCGCAGCAAAGGCATTTGCTGATGTGCTGCGTGCAGGCACTCAGTCACGCCGGCATTCGTGATCCACAGGCGATGCGCATCGGGCTGGTGGCCAGTTGCGGGGAAAATACCTACTACCAGTCGCAGTTGCTGGAGGGGGATCCCGCCAGCCGCCCGGACAGTTTCCAGATGGCGCTGCACCATGACAAGGATTTCCTGGCGACCAAAGTGGCCTACCATCTGGGCCTGACCGGGCCGGTATTTACGGTGCAGTCCGCCTGCTCCAGCTCCCTGGTGGGCACCCATGTGGCCAGTGCTTTCCTGCGGCAAGGGGAAAGCGAAGTCATGCTGGTCGGTGGTTCATTGGTCGATACCCTGCTGACCGAGGGCTATACCTATCGACCGCAGCATATTTTCTCCAAGGATGGCCATTGCCGCCCGTTCAGCGATGATGCCACCGGCACGATTGCGGGCAGTGGTGTCGCGGTCGTGGTATTGAAGCCGTTGCGTTTTGCCATCGAAGACGGTGATACGGTCTACGGGGTGCTGGCAGGCAGTGCCATCAACAATGACGGGCGTGACAAGCTGGGCTATGCGGCACCGTCGGTCAATGGCCAGCGGGATGTGATACGGGAATCCTTGTGGCGCAGCGGGCTGGCACCGGAGCAGGTGTCCTATGTCGAGGCTCATGGCACCGGTACTCAGCTAGGCGACCCGGTTGAAGTTGCTGCGTTGCGCCAGGCATATGATGTTGCGCCAGGTCACCATTGCGCCCTCAGCGCCGTCAAGAGCCAGATCGGGCACCTGGGTGCTGCAGCAGGGGTAGCAGGGCTGATCCGTGTCACGTTGTCGGTCTATCACGGCTTGATTCCGCCGACCATTGACTTTCACCAGTTGAACCCCAAGCTGGCGGGACAGCTTGAGCCATTCCATATTCCGCGCGTCGCTGAACGCTGGCCTGAAGGCAAGCCGCGTATCGCGGGCATCAGCAGCTTTGGCATTGGTGGCAGCAATGCCCATGCGCTGGTGATGCAGGGACCGGACGTGGTGCTGCAGGGCAGTGCAATTCACTGCCTCATGTTGTCCTCTCGCAGCGAGGCGGCATTACGGCAGGATGTGACTGCACTGGCAGACTATCTGACCGCGAATCCGCATCAGTATAGCGTGGTGCTGCGCCACCTGCAGGCAGGCCGCCCGACGCACGCCTGGCGGGTAGCCGCTCAATGTGCGGATGCAGCATCGGCCGTGGCCTGGCTGCGGCAGGTTTCACCGCAGCAGGTCCAGGCAAGCGGCGGAGTACGTTACTCGGCAGGACAGTCGGCCAGCGAACTAGCCGCGTTCTGGCTGTCCGGCGGTGAGATCAAGTGGCCAGATGGACCTGCCGCCCCGCCTTGGGATATGCCGGTTCCCTCCTTCCAGCTGGAGCGCTTCAGTTTTGAACGCAAGCCGGCCAGCATAGCGGGTCCGATGGATGCTGCGGGCAAATTGCCCTCATCCGAGTGGTTGCATCAAATGCAGTGGATACGGCGGCAGCCACTCTCTGCATGTCTGGCCCGGCCATCCAGCCACACGCTGCTCTGGATGTGTGCCGAGCCCTTGTCTGAGGCGGAGTATCAGCATCTCGCCCGCTTGTATGCCAGGGTGGTGGTGGCTGTGGCCCATGCTTCACAGACCCTGCCGGGCGGTGTGGCCGGCTACGATCCCGCTGACCCCGCCAGTGTGGACCGGTTGCTGCAGCACGTCGCACAAGGTAGCACCGCAGTTGAAGCGGTCTATGCCTTGCCACTGGCGCTACGTGATGCCATGGACGTACAGCAGGCCGAAGCGTGCTGCCTGGATTGGCCCGCCTTGTTCCTGCAGCGGTGGTTCAGCAGGGCTGAACCACCCGCCCTGTCGGTGTATTGGCTATCGGTCGAAGCGCAAGCCGTCATGTTGCCGACGCAGCACCCTGCACAGGCTTTGCTGGCCGGGATACATGAGGTCGGGCCGCAGGAGCTGCCTCTGCGTAGCTGCTGGATTGATCTGGACCGCCATAATGTGGCACGAGCCAGCAACATTGTGCCCGCCATGATGCCGGAGGCAGAGGGTCGGCTGGCGGTGCGCTACGGCTATCTGTGGCAGCCGGTACTTCAACCGGTGCCGACGCCGGTGACACCTGCACCAGCACTCGACTTGCCGTCAGGTGGTTGTCACGTCATCCTGGGGGGGAGCGGGGGCATCGGCAGTACACTGGCCGCCACCTTGCTGCAGGATGAACAGGCTCAGCTGATCCTGTTGTCCCGATCCGGCGAGCTACCGCAACGTTTGCAGCCCTGGCAGACACGTTGCCATGTGATCCAGGCCGACCTGTCCTCCGCCATGTTCAGTGTGGACCAGGTCTTGCAGGCCATTGCGAAGCAGACCGATCAGGTGAGTAGCGTCATTCACGCTGTGGGGGCCGCTGCGGGGGGGCTGATCATGCAGCGTGACGCACGGTCCATGCGGGAGGGACGTGCGGCCAAACTCAACGGTGCATTGTTGGCTGAACGTCTGATTCAGCACTATCAACCACGGTTGGCGCTGTACTGTTCGTCCATGTCGGCCTGGTTTGGTGGCGTGGGGCAAATGGACTATGCGGCAACCAATAGCGTACTGGATGCGTTGGCCAACCAGAGTGATCCGCTGAATCCGGTAACCCGGCGCATCAGCATCAACTGGGACATCTGGAAGGATGTCGGCATGGCCAGTACGGCGCTGAGCCAGGACCGGGTGCATCAGGCACATCTGGCCATGGGCCTGACAGCCACAGAGGGCGAGCAGGTGTTTCGTGCCGCGCTGGCAGCCCGGCAACCCCAGATTCTGGTGTCGACTACTCCGTTGCATCAGGCCGCTCAGTTTTATCGTGCGCCGGTTACTCCGGCACAGCAAAGTGGTGCTGCTGATCTGGCGCAAATCAAGGCGCATTTGCAGGATTGCCTGTGCCGCTGGCTTGGGCTGTCTGAGATTGCGGATGACGCAAACTGGTACGATTCAGGTGCCGACTCACTCACCTTGCTGGATGTGCTAGCCGAGCTTGAGCAGCAGTACGGCATTGTTCTTTCCTTGTCCCAGCTCAGCCACAAGGTCAGCCTGCAGGAGTGCCTGACAAAAGTGGCAGCGCTCATGCAGGATGGAAATCCCGCATCGTCTGTCAGCATTGATGTCTGGCAGCGCGGTAGCGGTCACAACCTGTTGTGTCTGGTGCACCCGGTGGGGGGGGATATTCAAGCGTACCGTCCCCTGGTCAGCCGCTTGGGCGCGGATCAGACGATTTGCCTGATTGCCGATCCTGCCTTGTCGCAGAATGTGGCTCAGACCTGCTCCATTGCTGAGCGGGCTCATGACTATCTGGCCGCGCTGGAGCAGCACTTTCCGCCGTCGCAATGGCAATGGCAGCTGGCGGGGTGGTCCTTCGGCGCCTGGGTGGTGAGCGAGATGGCATCACAACTGGAACAGCGGCACGCGCCAGCGTCTCACGTCTTGCTGCTGGACCCGCCTGCACCGGGCAGTGGCCGCCTGTTTGCGAACTACAGCCAAGCAGAGATTGAAGCCGTATTTCGGCAGGAGCTGGCGGGAGCCCAGCCGCGTGAGGCGGGGGAGCATGCACACTATGTTTCCCGCCTGACGGCAACCTGCCAGCGTAATCTGGCCAGCATGGTGGATTACGCGTTCCCGACGCTGTCACGCACACCGGTCAGCCTGATGGTCGCCAGTCAGGCCGAGGAGGGCTTGGGCGGCTTGTCCGCACCGACAGCACAAGACCGGCAGGCCTGGACGCGACACCTGCCGCGGCTGGTGCACTGGCAGGTGCTGGCGACCACTCACTATGGTCTGATGCGTCAACCGATGGTGGAGCAGGTGGCGCATCACCTGCTGTCCTTGCATGAGCATGGGGTGCACGCATGCTGA